The following proteins are encoded in a genomic region of Variovorax paradoxus:
- the htpG gene encoding molecular chaperone HtpG: protein MADSSNTKLPFQAEVAQLLHLVTHALYSNKEIFLRELISNASDACDKLRFEAIDRPELYEDQPELDVRLSFDKAARTLTITDKGIGLSRQEAIDNLGTIAKSGTKDFMSKLSGDQKADAQLIGQFGVGFYSGFIVADKISVESRRAGLPADQGVRWTSGGAGDFEVADITRPERGTRITLHLRDDADEYLNAWKLKQIVGKYSDRISLPILMEKEEWKEGENDQPGDMVKTGEWETVNKANALWSRPKKDITAEQYEEFYKSISHDYEAPLAWSHNRVEGSTEYTQLLYIPSKAPFDLWNRDKSAGVKLYVKRVFIMDDAEALLPSYLRFVKGVIDSSDLPLNVSRELLQESRDVKAIREGSTKRVLGMLEDLAKKQKTGPESGEGKIDVGSGESVPAPEPTEAVTDVVDKNAPTAAETAAAAADDSGKYAKFYAEFGAVLKEGLGEDFGNRDRIAKLLRFASTTSDTVSVSFADYKARMKEGQDAIYYITADNVAAARNSPQLEVFKKKGIEVLLMTDRVDEWALNYLTEFDGTPLQSVAKGAVDLGKLQDEAEKKAAEEAAESFKPLLEKLKEALKDKAEDVRVTTRLVDSPACLVVQDGGMSTQLARMLKQAGQPAPDLKPVLEVNAEHALVKKLEGSEHFDDLANILFDQALLAEGGLPADPAAYVRRVNALLV, encoded by the coding sequence ATGGCTGATTCTTCCAATACGAAACTCCCGTTCCAGGCTGAAGTCGCGCAACTGCTGCACCTCGTCACGCATGCGCTGTACTCCAACAAGGAAATCTTCCTGCGCGAGCTGATTTCGAATGCGTCGGACGCCTGCGACAAGCTGCGTTTCGAAGCCATCGACCGTCCCGAGCTGTACGAGGACCAGCCCGAGCTGGACGTGCGCCTGAGTTTCGACAAGGCCGCGCGCACCCTCACCATCACCGACAAGGGCATCGGCCTGTCGCGCCAGGAAGCCATCGACAACCTCGGCACCATCGCCAAGAGTGGTACCAAGGACTTCATGAGCAAGCTCAGCGGCGACCAGAAGGCCGACGCCCAGCTCATCGGGCAGTTCGGCGTGGGCTTCTATTCGGGCTTCATCGTCGCCGACAAGATCTCGGTCGAATCGCGCCGCGCCGGCCTGCCGGCCGACCAGGGCGTGCGCTGGACGAGCGGCGGCGCGGGTGACTTCGAGGTCGCCGACATCACGCGCCCCGAACGCGGCACGCGCATCACGCTGCACCTGCGAGACGACGCCGACGAATACCTCAACGCCTGGAAGCTCAAGCAGATCGTCGGCAAGTATTCCGACCGCATCTCGCTCCCGATCCTCATGGAAAAGGAGGAGTGGAAGGAAGGCGAGAACGACCAGCCCGGCGACATGGTCAAGACCGGCGAGTGGGAAACGGTCAACAAGGCCAATGCCCTCTGGAGCCGCCCCAAGAAGGACATCACGGCCGAGCAGTACGAAGAGTTCTACAAGAGCATCAGCCACGACTACGAGGCCCCGCTCGCCTGGAGCCACAACCGCGTCGAGGGCAGCACCGAGTACACGCAGCTGCTCTACATTCCGTCGAAGGCGCCGTTCGACCTGTGGAACCGCGACAAGAGCGCGGGCGTCAAGCTGTATGTCAAGCGCGTCTTCATCATGGACGACGCCGAGGCGCTGCTGCCGAGCTACCTGCGCTTCGTGAAGGGCGTGATCGACTCGTCCGATCTGCCGCTCAACGTGAGCCGCGAGCTGCTGCAGGAAAGCCGCGACGTCAAGGCCATCCGCGAGGGCAGCACCAAGCGCGTGCTCGGCATGCTCGAAGACCTGGCCAAGAAGCAGAAGACCGGTCCCGAAAGCGGCGAGGGCAAGATCGACGTGGGTTCGGGCGAATCGGTGCCGGCTCCCGAGCCGACCGAAGCCGTGACGGACGTGGTCGACAAGAACGCACCCACCGCCGCCGAAACCGCCGCCGCGGCCGCCGACGACTCGGGCAAGTACGCCAAGTTCTACGCCGAGTTCGGCGCGGTGCTCAAGGAAGGCCTGGGCGAAGACTTCGGCAACCGCGACCGCATTGCCAAGCTGCTGCGCTTCGCCTCGACCACCAGCGACACCGTGAGCGTGAGCTTCGCCGACTACAAGGCACGCATGAAGGAAGGCCAGGACGCGATTTACTACATCACGGCCGACAACGTGGCTGCCGCCAGGAACAGCCCGCAACTCGAGGTCTTCAAGAAGAAGGGCATCGAGGTGCTGCTCATGACCGACCGCGTCGACGAGTGGGCGCTCAACTACCTCACCGAGTTCGACGGCACGCCGCTGCAGAGCGTGGCCAAGGGCGCGGTCGATCTGGGCAAGCTGCAGGACGAGGCCGAGAAGAAGGCCGCCGAGGAAGCCGCCGAATCCTTCAAGCCGCTGCTCGAGAAGCTCAAGGAAGCGCTCAAGGACAAGGCCGAGGACGTGCGCGTGACCACGCGCCTGGTCGACTCGCCCGCCTGCCTGGTGGTGCAGGACGGCGGCATGAGCACGCAGCTCGCGCGCATGCTCAAGCAGGCCGGCCAGCCCGCGCCCGACCTGAAGCCCGTGCTCGAAGTCAACGCCGAGCACGCGCTGGTGAAGAAGCTCGAGGGCTCCGAGCACTTCGACGATCTTGCGAACATTCTTTTCGACCAGGCCCTCCTGGCCGAAGGCGGCCTGCCGGCCGACCCCGCGGCCTACGTGAGGCGCGTGAACGCGCTGCTGGTGTGA